One Purpureocillium takamizusanense chromosome 1, complete sequence genomic window carries:
- the PIM1 gene encoding Endopeptidase La (BUSCO:EOG09260RRN~EggNog:ENOG503NXAU~MEROPS:MER0000496~COG:L), with protein sequence MIPRSRVTGRLLLERSAAQASRTLPRTAPRTWALATASRSRQRCAGRLPAQSPRLAAAAFSTSAWLSRDKDNKDKPSDFFDSSIEPATEPLSEAEAKANLDNKKRDAAEKASADSKNSTADSSTSQATDGKAAGSSAAGGAGSGDNSGGDGKRGRKSAERALQKPVVPEVYPQVLAIPIARRPLFPGFYKAITIKDPDVATAITESIKRGQPYVGAFLFKDENEDEDVIRNVDDVYDVGVFAQITSAFPIHGQEGALTAILYPHRRIRLSSLLPPGGSQDAKKADAKPEPDVPEPISQKAAEEDASQEKKGDVVASFEEGAVEKKPDQVAEKYEPTSFLKRYPVSLVNVENLTDEPYDPKSPVIRAVTNEIVNVFKEVATMNNLFRDQISTFSMSQSTGNVTSEPGKLADFAAAVSSGEQKELQEVLSCMNVEERMQKALIVLKKELMNAQLQSKITKDVENKISKRQREYWLMEQMKGIRRELGLESDGKDKLVEKFKEKAGKLAMPEAVRKVFDEELNKLAHLETAASEFNVTRNYLDWLTQIPWGQRSAENFGIPNAMKVLDEDHYGLQDVKDRILEFIAVGKLRGTVEGKILCFVGPPGVGKTSIGKSIARALNRQYYRFSVGGLTDVAEIKGHRRTYVGALPGRIIQALKKCQTENPLILIDEVDKIGRGYQGDPSSALLELLDPEQNSSFLDHYMDVPVDLSKVLFVCTANMTDTIPRPLLDRMELITLSGYVADEKKAIANKYLGPAAKEAAGLKDADVQLNDEAIEELIKSYCRESGVRNLKKQIEKVYRKSALKIVQDLGEEALPEEEALTEEGKAAKEEGEKKAEAAAERAAEEPLEEGKEKKAATEASEAETTETPRTALHVPDTVHIEIGKDNLTDYIGPPVFTSDRLYEVSPPGVSMGLAWTQMGGAAMYIESILQAPLRPSTRPSLEITGNLKSVMKESTTIAYSFAKSFMVKQFPDNHFFNKAKMHLHVPDGAVSKDGPSAGITMATSLLSLALDVPVNPTVAMTGELTLTGKVLRIGGLREKTVAARRAGCKTIIFPADNMSDWLELPKNIKEGIEGHAVGWYGEVFDLVFPELDREQASKCKICEWESQQEKDKHERSEDDE encoded by the exons ATGATTCCGCGGTCCCGTGTCACCGGGCGCCTCCTGCTGgagcgctcggcggcgcaagCCAGCAGGACGCTCCCccgcacggcgccgaggacgtgggCTCTCGCGACCGCCTCCCGGAGCCGGCAACGTTGCGCCGGCCGACTACCGGCGCAAAGTCcccggctggccgccgcggccttcTCCACGAGCGCGTGGTTGAGCAGAGACAAGGACAACAAAGACAAGCCAAGCGACTTCTTCGACTCGTCTATCGAGCCTGCGACCGAGCCGTTGTCCGAGGCGGAAGCCAAGGCGAACCTCGATAACAAGAAGAGGGATGCGGCGGAAAAGGCGAGCGCCGACTCCAAGAACTCGACTGCCGATTCTTCCACGTCACAAGCGACAGACGGAAAGGCTGCCGGAAGCTCAGCTGCCGGTGGCGCTGGGTCCGGCGACAActctggcggcgacggcaagcgTGGTCGCAAGTCGGCGGAGCGAGCTCTGCAAAAGCCCGTCGTCCCCGAGGTGTACCCGCAAGTTCTCGCCATCCCCATCGCCCGGAGACCGCTCTTCCCAGGCTTCTACAAAGCCATAACTATCAAGGATCCCGATGTCGCCACTGCCATCACCGAGTCCATCAAGCGCGGCCAGCCGTATGTGGGCGCCTTTCTATTCAAGGACGAGAAtgaagacgaagacgtcatccgcaacgtcgacgacgtgtACGACGTGGGTGTCTTTGCCCAGATCACAAGTGCCTTCCCGATACATGGCCAAGAGGGCGCCTTGACGGCGATTCTCTACCCTCACCGTCGAATTCGGCTCTCGAGCCTGCTGCCACCCGGTGGCAGCCAGGACGCTAAGAAAGCCGATGCCAAGCCTGAGCCCGATGTGCCTGAGCCCATATCACAAAAAGCGGCAGAGGAAGACGCCTCGCAAGAGAAGAAGGGAGACGTCGTGGCAAGCTTCGAGGAGGGTGCCGTCGAGAAGAAGCCTGACCAGGTCGCCGAAAAGTACGAGCCGACTTCGTTCCTCAAGCGGTACCCTGTCAGCCTAGTCAACGTTGAGAACCTCACCGACGAGCCCTACGACCCGAAGAGCCCCGTAATCCGCGCCGTCACCAACGAGATTGTCAATGTCTTCAAGGAGGTAGCCACGATGAACAACCTCTTCCGAGACCAGATTTCGACCTTTTCCATGAGCCAGTCCACCGGTAATGTCACTTCGGAACCCGGAAAACTCGCCGACTTCGCGGCTGCCGTGTCCTCTGGAGAGCAAAAGGAGCTACAGGAGGTTCTCTCGTGCATGAACGTGGAGGAGCGTATGCAAAAGGCCTTGATCGTCCTCAAGAAGGAGTTGATGAATGCCCAGCTGCAGTCCAAGATCACAAAGGACGTAGAGAACAAGATCAGCAAGAGGCAACGCGAGTATTGGCTCATGGAGCAGATGAAGGGCATTCGCCGCGAGCTTGGTCTCGAGTCagacggcaaggacaagcTCGTGGAAAAGTTCAAGGAAAAGGCCGGCAAGCTTGCCATGCCCGAGGCCGTTCGCAAAGTCTTCGATGAGGAGCTGAACAAGCTCGCCCACCTGGAGACTGCCGCTTCGGAATTCAATGTCACGAGGAATTACCTCGACTGGCTTACCCAGATTCCCTGGGGCCAGAGGAGCGCCGAGAATTTTGGCATTCCGAACGCCATGAAGGTCCTGGACGAGGATCACTACGGTCTGCAAGACGTCAAAGATCGGATCCTAGAGTTCATCGCCGTGGGCAAGCTGCGAGGAACCGTCGAGGGCAAGATCCTGTGCTTCGTCGGCCCCCCGGGCGTCGGAAAGACCAGTATCGGCAAGTCCATCGCCCGGGCGCTCAACCGACAGTACTATCGGTTCAGTGTTGGTGGCCTGACAGACGTTGCTGAGATCAAGGGCCACAGGCGGACATACGTTGGTGCGCTGCCTGGTCGCATCATCCAGGCGCTGAAGAAGTGCCAGACAGAGAATCCGCTGatcctcatcgacgaggtcgacaaGATTGGTCGCGGATACCAGGGCGATCCCTCATCGGCGCTCCTTGAGCTGTTGGACCCCGAGCAGAACAGCTCGTTCTTGGATCACTACATGGACGTTCCGGTCGACTTGTCCAAGGTCCTGTTCGTGTGCACGGCCAACATGACTGACACGATCCCCAGGCCCTTGCTGGATCGCATGGAGCTGATCACCCTCTCTGGCTATGTCGCggacgagaagaaggccatcgccaacaagTACctcgggccggcggccaaggaaGCTGCCGGTCTAAAGGACGCTGATGTACAACTGAACGACGAGGCTATTGAAGAGCTTATCAAGTCGTATTGCCGAGAGTCAGGTGTGCGAAATCTGAAGAAGCAGATAGAAAAGGTTTACCGGAAGTCGGCGCTTAAGATCGTGCAGGatcttggcgaggaggccctgCCAGAAGAGGAAGCCTTGACGGAGGAGGGTAAGGCTGCGAAGGAGGAAGGAGAGAAGAAGGCggaagcggcggcagagAGGGCTGCAGAAGAGCCCTTGGAAgagggcaaggagaagaaggctgCCACGGAAGCCAGCGAAGCCGAGACGACAGAGACGCCCCGGACAGCACTTCACGTTCCGGATACGGTCCATATTGAGATCGGCAAGGACAACCTCACGGACTACATCGGGCCACCGGTGTTCACGTCAGACCGCCTCTACGAGGTCAGCCCGCCCGGTGTCTCCATGGGTCTCGCGTGGACCCAGATGGGTGGCGCCGCCATGTACATCGAGTCGATTCTGCAGGCTCCCTTACGGCCAAGCACCCGCCCGAGCCTGGAGATCACCGGCAACCTCAAGTCGGTGATGAAGGAGTCGACGACAATTGCCTACTCCTTCGCCAAGTCTTTCATGGTCAAGCAGTTCCCCGACAACCACTTcttcaacaaggccaagatgCATCTGCACGTACCGGATGGCGCCGTGTCCAAGGATGGTCCCTCAGCGGGTATCACGATGGCTACGTCTCTCTTGTCGCTTGCCCTAGATGTCCCAGTCAACCCAACTGTGGCCATGACGGGTGAGCTGACGCTTACCGGCAAGGTGCTCAGGATTGGTGGCTTGCGGGAAAAGACGGTGgcagcgaggagggcgggtTGCAAGACGATCATCTTCCCAGCCGATAACATGTCGGACTGGCTGGAGTTGCCCAAG AACATCAAGGAGGGCATCGAAGGCCACGCCGTCGGCTGGTACGGCGAAGTGTTCGACCTGGTCTTCCCCGAGCTCGACCGCGAGCAGGCCAGCAAGTGTAAGATTTGCGAGTGGGAGTCGCAGCAGGAGAAGGACAAGCACGAGCGgtccgaggacgacgaaTAG
- a CDS encoding uncharacterized protein (EggNog:ENOG503P5HR) — protein sequence MASSPAPAQRMELKFTIVTGAERTTETQKSPTSAHLRLNSARLNSLSTGSFLSHAKSLQARPREQFPSSVEPEIETEDIKHHICTRRRLRDTYLRSSMASSRDKDEVASSLSKLNIDIEATKKMPAASKRKPQVADSWEDDEDDDDDDDSPPGATATASYTTAGDLNDEPETPLTSRARVPSPPPPTPMDPRHAPVPEWDASFRGADWPSPSSSSSSAARDLPPSRRPEKTDAVARRMIAAGLGLKAPRQTEEQKAYQRSVREQERKRREQDKEQERRRQEDTERAKAAVWDD from the coding sequence ATGGCGTCCAGTCCGGCTCCTGCCCAGAGAATGGAACTCAAATTCACTATTGTAACGGGAGCTGAGAGGACCACTGAAACTCAAAAGTCTCCCACCTCAGCACACCTCAGGCTCAACTCAGCTCGGCTCAACTCACTCTCCACCGGTTCCTTCCTTTCACACGCCAAGTCCCTCCAGGCTCGCCCGCGAGAACAATTCCCCTCTTCCGTTGAACCTGAAATTGAAACAGAAGACATCAAGCATCACATCTGCacgcggcgtcggctccgCGACACCTACCTACGAAGCAGCATGGCCTCGTCACGAgacaaggacgaggtcgcgTCCTCGCTCTCCAAGCTCAACATCGATATAGAAGCCACCAAGAAGATGCCCGCCGCGTCCAAACGGAAACCCCAGGTGGCCGACTCATGGGaagatgacgaagacgacgatgacgatgacgactcGCCTCCGGGAGCTACAGCCACCGCCTCCTACACCACAGCCGGCGACCTCAACGACGAGCCGGAGACGCCTTTGACatcccgcgcccgcgtcccctccccgccgccgcccacccccaTGGACCCGCGGCACGCCCCCGTCCCTGAATGGGACGCATCcttccgcggcgccgactggccctccccgtcgtcctcctcctcctcggcggcgagggacctgcccccgtcgcgccgccctgaAAAGACGGACGCCGTAGCCCGCCGCATGATCGCCGCGGGGCTGGGCCTCAAGGCGCCCCGGCAAACGGAGGAGCAGAAGGCGTACCAGCGGTCCGTCCGGGAGCAGGAGCGCAAGCGGCGCGAGCAGGACAAGGAGCaggagcggcgccggcaggaGGACACGGAAagggccaaggccgccgtctggGACGACTGA
- a CDS encoding Glutathione transferase (COG:O~EggNog:ENOG503PAK4) yields the protein MSGLKPIKVWTYGQGPNPLKVLIALEELNIPYESIAIENPKAASFTKINPNGRLPAIQDPNNGDLILWESGAILEYLVESYDKAHKLTSTAGQDKWLLKQYLHFQMSGQGPYFGQAVWFRKFHPEDLPSAKKRYDEQVVRVFGVLDAILEGKQYLVGDKFTYADLAFIPWDSIAHGFLTDVWTEHEVDKKYPNFVAWHKRITERDSVKKVYGL from the exons ATGTCTGGACTGAAGCCCATCAAGGTCTGGACCTACG GCCAGGGTCCCAACCCCCTCAAGgtcctcatcgccctcgaggagctcaacaTCCCCTACGAGTCCATCGCCATCGAGAACCCCAAGGCCGCGTCCTTCACCAAGATCAACCCCAacggccgcctgcccgccataCAGGACCCCAACAACGGCGACCTGATCCTGTGGGAGTCgggcgccatcctcgagTACCTCGTCGAGAGCTACGACAAGGCGCACAAGCTCACCtccacggccggccaggacAAGTGGCTGCTGAAGCAGTACCTGCACTTCCAAATGTCCGGCCAGGGCCCCTACTTTGGCCAGGCCGTGTGGTTCCGCAAGTTCCACCCCGAGGACCTCCCCAGCGCCAAGAAGCGCTACGACGAGCAGGTGGTGCGCGTCTTTGGAGTGCTCGATGCCATTCTCGAGGGCAAGCAGtacctcgtcggcgacaagTT CACGTACGCCGACCTGGCTTTCATCCCTTGGGACTCTATCGCCCATGGCTTCCTCACCGACGTGTGGACCGAGCACGAGGTCGACAAGAAGTACCCCAACTTTGTCGCGTGGCACAAGCGCATCACGGAGCGCGACTCGGTCAAGAAGGTATACGGCTTGTAG
- a CDS encoding uncharacterized protein (COG:S~EggNog:ENOG503P0S1~TransMembrane:2 (n4-15c20/21o44-65i122-139o)) yields MITVTIVVLAPLIFLAYKGASRLQRLWHLFRLMGASNFNVPMPISRLDALDVTSVVALMAVKYAYSLLGLLPKPQPDADGVHMLLPEVTAMAKLRVTSRDERRFDAATGEAGRDRSGRANRLLFLPALVNPMMALLLANRRCPVLPFGCVNTRNAFELRDPGVGRDAADLTEDNCVVMAYLGGPERRGRRVKRGMEFDIRIVVVKFNSWGGGDAIMEQDITILAYLPAGTEPRFRPAESTTSSSSSSSSSSSREEPPPRVAWSGAARNKVRLGLLAPRAWAAVCKDYNPIHMSRPLARLFGFPGTIAHGNHVLAMAMQQLLSASDADDARFDDQRCRFIYSEAPFVLRVAFKRPMVLPLDLDVEYGQVEGGGGLGLRVVGGGSDGSGKEYLAAWVT; encoded by the coding sequence ATGATCACCGTAACGATTGTCGTGTTAGCCCCTctcatcttcctcgcctACAAGGGTGCCTCCCGGCTGCAGCGACTATGGCACCTCTTCCGCCTCATGGGCGCGAGCAACTTCAAcgtgcccatgcccatctcGCGGctggacgccctcgacgtcacATCCGTTGTGGCGCTCATGGCGGTCAAGTACGCGTACAGcctgctgggcctgctgccaAAGCCgcagcccgacgccgacggcgtgcaCATGCTGCTCCCCGAGgtgacggccatggccaagctGCGCGTGACGAgccgcgacgagcggcgctTCGACGCCGCGACAGGCGAGGCCGGCAGGGACAGGTCCGGGCGGGCCAACCGCCTGCTGTTCCTGCCGGCGCTGGTGAACCCCATGatggccctgctgctcgcgaaccgccgctgccccgtCCTGCCGTTTGGGTGCGTCAACACGCGCAACGCGTTTGAGCTGCGCGACCCGGGCGtgggccgcgacgccgccgacctgaCCGAGGACAACTGCGTGGTCATGGCGTACCTGGGCGGGCCGGAGCGGAGAGGCCGGCGCGTGAAGCGAGGCATGGAGTTTGACATacgcatcgtcgtcgtcaagttCAACAGCTggggcggtggcgacgccatcatggagCAAGATATCACCATACTGGCCTACCTCCCCGCGGGTACAGAGCCGCGCTTCAGGCCAGCTGAGAGCAcaacgagcagcagcagcagcagcagcagcagcagcagtaggGAGGAGCCACCGCCACGGGTCGCGTGGTCCGGCGCGGCTCGGAACAAGGTCCGCCTCGGGCTcctggcgccgcgcgcgtgggcggcggtgtgCAAAGACTACAACCCGATCCACATGTCGCGGCCCCTGGCGAGGCTGTTTGGGTTCCCGGGGACGATTGCGCACGGGAACCACgtgctggccatggcgatgcagcagctcctctCGGCGTCGGACGCGGACGATGCGCGGTTCGACGACCAGAGGTGCAGGTTTATCTACTCGGAAGCGCCGTTCGTCCTCCGAGTGGCGTTCAAGCGGCCCATGGTCCTGCCTCTGGACTTGGACGTCGAGTATGGACAGGTcgaggggggaggcggccttggcctgcgtgttgtgggcggcggcagcgacggcagcggcaaggaaTATCTCGCCGCGTGGGTGACTTGA
- a CDS encoding uncharacterized protein (COG:S~EggNog:ENOG503P7TU~BUSCO:EOG09264YIJ): MLEWPHAPSPHHADLASFLSYARRTGLDDKSTVYVGTRYEYVAAAALRRYGFYLRRIGGSSDRGVDLVGTWTLPSPPPRKQQQQEQQQQQSPLRVLVQCKAGRGHKVGPQHVRELEGAFVGAPAGWRRGGVLGVLATERPATKGVRDALGRSRWPLAYVCCSSGEGVVSQMLWNRAAGELGLEGYAVVPRRGVGGEESALVLMYDGAVVGDLSVEG, translated from the exons ATGCTGGAGTGGCCTC acgcgccatcgccgcaCCACGCAGACCTCGCCAGCTTTCTCTCCTACGCGCGGCGCACCGGGCTCGATGACAAGTCCACCGTCTACGTCGGCACGCGCTACGAGtacgtcgcggcggcggctctgcgcCGGTACGGCTTCTACCTGCGGCGCATCGGCGGGTCGTCGGACCGCGGCGTGGACCTGGTCGGCACGTGGACGTtgccgtctccgccaccgcgaaagcagcagcagcaggagcagcagcagcagcagtcgccgCTGCGTGTGCTCGTCCAGTGCAAGGCCGGGAGGGGGCACAAGGTCGGCCCCCAGCACgtgcgcgagctcgagggcgcctTTGTCGGGGCGCCGGCCGgatggaggcgcggcggcgtgctgggcgtgctggcgacggagcggccggcgaccAAGGGCGTGCGGGACGCGCTGGGGaggagccgctggccgctggcgTACGTgtgctgctcctcgggcgagggcgtggtgTCGCAGATGCTGTGGAATAGGGCCGCTGGGGAGCTCGGGCTGGAGGGCTACGCGGTCGTGCCGAGACGgggggttggcggcgaggagagcgCGCTTGTATTGATGtacgacggcgccgtcgtagGGGACTTGTCCGTGGAGGGCTGA
- the TXNL4A gene encoding Thioredoxin-like 4A (EggNog:ENOG503P1R3~COG:A~COG:D~BUSCO:EOG0926506U): protein MGSVVIPHLASGWHVDQAILSEEERLVVIRFGRDWDPDCMRQDEVLYKIADKVKSFAVVYVCDIDQVPDFNSMYELYDPCTIMFFFRNKHIMCDFGTGNNNKLNWVLEDKQELIDIIETIYRGAKKGRGLVVSPKDYSTRHRY, encoded by the exons ATGGgctccgtcgtcatcccCCACCTCGCCTCGGGCTGGCACGTCGACCAGGCCATCCtcagcgaggaggagcgcctcgtcgtcatccgcTTCGGCCGCGACTGGGACCCCGACTGCATGCGCCAGGACGAGGTGCTCTACAAGATTGCCGACAAGGTCAAGagcttcgccgtcgtctACGTCTGCGACATTGACCAGGTCCCCGACTTTAACAGCATGTACG agcTGTACGACCCCTGCACCATCATGTTCTTCTTCCGCAACAAGCACATCATGTGCGACTTCGGTAccggcaacaacaacaagctCAACTGggtcctcgaggacaagcagGAGCTCATAGACATCATTGAGACCATCTACCGCGGCGCCAAAAAGGGTCGCGGTCTCGTCGTCAGTCCCAAGG ATTACTCCACGCGACACCGATACTAG